TTTTTGAACACATAACAGATCGGCGCCTTTATACACGTACCGCGACCCATTATGCTGTAATAATATAAAACGATTTATCCAAAGAAGCCAATTTGGCTTCCAAAAACACAAACGATGACGCCATGCTAATTATCATGCAATCGTCTATAATCCCCACTTAGCCCACCTGTCTTGGCTTGTAACCGAATCTGGGTAATTGCAATGTCTTTAGAAACAGATTTACACATATCGTAAACCGTAAGTGCCGCTGCCGATACCGCCGAAAGCGCCTCCATTTCAACCCCTGTCTGCCCATGCGTTTTGACAAAGGCACGAATATCCACCGATAACACTTCTTCGTTAAGCTCTGTTTCGACGGTTACATTTTGCAAATAAATATTATGACATAATGGAACTAGCAAAGAAGTGTGTTTTGCGCCCTGAATCCCTGCAATTTTGGCAGTGGTAAGAACATCTCCTTTTTTGATTTGGTTTTCCTTGACTTGCCGGAAAGCCTCTTCCCCCAGCAATACACGCCCCGTGGCAAAAGCGGTTCGGGAACTGGCGTCTTTTTCTCCCACATCTACCATTTTAATTTGGCCGTCAGTATTGATGTGTGACAAACTTGGAATTTCGGTTTCTATCATGTTTTTCGTTGAGGTTATGAAACTACAGTTAAGGGCGATTGGCCTTTGGCATACGACGCAGGAATAGATTGAAGATCATATTCATTCAAGGGTGTGAGGTAAGCATAATACATTTACTTACCACTCTTGGTTATATAATCAGGGCTTGGTTTTATCCATAAACGAAATTACCAGAACTATTTTGGATCCTCACCAAGGTTGGTAATTTACGTATTTTCAAGGCAGGCATGTATTTTTTTTACAAGATTAGGCCGCATAAGTGTGCGTGTACAGCAAATAGCCGTTATTTTTCCAAAGCGTTTAGCCAGAAAATTAGCCCTCACGTCAAGTCCTCGGCAGCACACCGAGTTGTTGTATGGCTATCGGTGACGATTCTATGAGGTGGTCTGATTTAGGCGGACACAAATCTAA
The genomic region above belongs to Bacteroidetes Order II. bacterium and contains:
- the moaC gene encoding cyclic pyranopterin monophosphate synthase MoaC, whose amino-acid sequence is MIETEIPSLSHINTDGQIKMVDVGEKDASSRTAFATGRVLLGEEAFRQVKENQIKKGDVLTTAKIAGIQGAKHTSLLVPLCHNIYLQNVTVETELNEEVLSVDIRAFVKTHGQTGVEMEALSAVSAAALTVYDMCKSVSKDIAITQIRLQAKTGGLSGDYRRLHDN